A genome region from Maridesulfovibrio salexigens DSM 2638 includes the following:
- a CDS encoding mannose-1-phosphate guanylyltransferase/mannose-6-phosphate isomerase: MIPVILAGGTGSRLWPLSRKNFPKQLMPVLGSEYSLLQETVRRVMRLPEMGRPVVVTNEKYRFIIASQLQAIGVEPESIVLEPVGRSTAPAAAIGSLLALQSGGNPDVLLLPADHYVQNVESFLACLSMASGFTENSGLVTFGIVPDKPETGYGYIKRDAGVPDSSGEGFFIDSFVEKPDLARAEEYVASGNYYWNSGMFLFKAETYLKELDKFEPEMVRCCKGAIDKAHEDLDFLRLDKDSFARCPEDSIDYAVMEKTSKGIVVPLDCGWSDVGSWSSLYEVRDKDESSNVSIGDVMLEDSTNCYMHSSERLVAGVGLDNIAVVESKDAVLVSRLDKVQDVKKIFSRLKKDGRNEYESHTKVYRPWGNYESIGKGDRYQVKRIIVFPGQTLSLQKHYHRAEHWVVVKGTAVVTRDDEEMVLTEDQSTYIPLCSVHRLHNPGKVDLELIEVQTGSYLGEDDIERMEDLYGRMYQDS, from the coding sequence ATGATTCCAGTTATTTTGGCAGGAGGGACAGGGTCCCGGTTGTGGCCACTTTCCAGAAAGAATTTTCCTAAACAGTTAATGCCTGTTCTGGGCAGCGAATATTCCTTGCTTCAAGAGACCGTGCGCCGGGTCATGCGTCTCCCGGAAATGGGACGTCCCGTTGTGGTTACTAATGAAAAATACAGGTTTATCATTGCCTCTCAATTGCAGGCCATCGGAGTGGAACCGGAATCTATCGTTTTGGAACCTGTGGGCCGGAGCACCGCTCCTGCTGCGGCCATCGGTTCTCTATTAGCCTTGCAGTCAGGTGGAAATCCTGATGTTTTACTCTTGCCAGCTGATCACTATGTCCAGAATGTGGAATCTTTTTTGGCTTGTCTTTCTATGGCCTCAGGGTTCACTGAAAATTCCGGGTTGGTTACCTTCGGAATTGTCCCGGATAAGCCGGAAACAGGATATGGATACATCAAGCGTGATGCGGGTGTGCCGGATAGTTCCGGGGAAGGATTTTTCATCGACAGCTTTGTGGAAAAACCGGATCTTGCGCGGGCTGAAGAGTATGTTGCTTCGGGGAATTATTACTGGAACAGCGGCATGTTTTTGTTTAAGGCTGAAACTTACTTAAAAGAGTTGGATAAATTTGAGCCGGAAATGGTTCGCTGCTGCAAAGGGGCAATTGATAAGGCACATGAAGACCTTGATTTCTTGCGGTTGGATAAAGACTCTTTTGCCCGTTGCCCGGAAGATTCTATCGACTACGCAGTGATGGAAAAGACTTCTAAGGGTATCGTGGTGCCTCTTGATTGCGGCTGGAGTGATGTTGGATCATGGTCTTCTCTTTATGAGGTTCGGGATAAGGACGAAAGTTCTAATGTCAGCATCGGTGATGTTATGCTGGAGGATTCAACCAATTGTTACATGCACTCATCGGAACGGCTTGTTGCGGGAGTCGGACTTGATAATATTGCGGTGGTTGAATCTAAAGACGCGGTGCTTGTGTCTCGTCTGGACAAGGTACAGGATGTTAAGAAAATTTTCAGCCGATTGAAGAAAGATGGTCGCAATGAGTATGAATCTCATACAAAGGTTTATCGACCGTGGGGCAACTACGAGTCCATAGGTAAGGGTGATAGATATCAGGTTAAACGGATTATTGTCTTTCCGGGGCAGACTTTGTCATTACAAAAACATTACCACAGGGCTGAGCATTGGGTTGTGGTCAAAGGAACGGCCGTGGTCACTCGAGATGATGAAGAGATGGTCCTTACCGAAGACCAGTCTACCTATATCCCTCTGTGTTCCGTGCACCGTTTGCATAATCCCGGCAAGGTCGATCTTGAGTTGATCGAGGTCCAGACAGGAAGTTATCTCGGCGAGGATGATATAGAGCGTATGGAAGATTTATACGGTCGTATGTACCAAGATAGCTAG